One segment of Variovorax sp. V93 DNA contains the following:
- a CDS encoding acyl-CoA dehydrogenase family protein codes for MIERTLFSPEHEAFRDSFRRFLDKEVAPYHAAWEEQGYVDRGVWKTAGDNGYLCMSLPEEYGGSGADKLYSVIQMEELARGGYSGIGFNLHSEIVGPYILRYGTQDQKKRFLPRLASGEIIGAIAMTEPDAGSDLQGIKSTAIKQADGSYLLNGTKTYITNGWHTDLVIVVAKTNPAAGAKGTSLLLVERGMKGLTYGKPLKKLGLKAQDTGELFFDDVSVPASNLLGGEALENKGFACLMEQLPWERTQIAISAVATAQTAIDQTVQYVKDRKVFGRTVAEYQNTRFVLAGLQTEVQIARVFVDKCMDLVREDKLDAATASMAKYWATDLQCKVLDECVQLHGGYGYMWDCPITRAYADARVHRIYGGTNEIMKEVISRAMGLAGR; via the coding sequence ATGATTGAACGCACTCTCTTCAGCCCCGAGCATGAGGCTTTCCGTGACAGCTTCCGGCGTTTTCTGGACAAGGAAGTGGCGCCTTACCACGCCGCCTGGGAAGAGCAAGGCTACGTCGACCGCGGCGTCTGGAAGACGGCAGGGGACAACGGCTATCTTTGCATGTCGCTGCCCGAGGAATATGGCGGTTCCGGTGCGGACAAGCTCTACTCGGTAATCCAGATGGAAGAGCTGGCGCGAGGCGGCTACAGCGGGATCGGCTTCAACCTGCACAGCGAGATCGTCGGCCCGTACATCTTGCGCTACGGCACGCAAGACCAGAAGAAGAGGTTCCTGCCCAGGCTCGCGAGTGGCGAGATCATCGGCGCCATCGCGATGACCGAGCCGGACGCCGGCAGCGACCTGCAGGGCATCAAGAGCACCGCGATCAAGCAAGCCGACGGCAGCTACTTGCTGAACGGCACGAAGACGTACATCACCAACGGCTGGCACACGGACCTGGTCATTGTCGTTGCCAAGACCAACCCCGCGGCCGGCGCGAAGGGCACGAGCCTCCTGCTGGTCGAACGCGGCATGAAGGGCCTGACGTACGGCAAGCCGCTCAAGAAGCTGGGCCTGAAGGCGCAAGACACCGGTGAATTGTTCTTCGACGACGTCAGCGTTCCCGCCAGCAACCTGCTGGGCGGCGAGGCCTTGGAGAACAAGGGCTTTGCCTGCCTGATGGAGCAGCTGCCCTGGGAGCGCACCCAGATCGCGATCAGTGCCGTGGCCACTGCGCAGACCGCGATCGACCAGACGGTGCAATACGTCAAGGACCGCAAGGTGTTCGGCCGCACCGTCGCCGAGTACCAGAACACCCGGTTCGTCCTCGCCGGATTGCAAACCGAAGTGCAGATCGCCCGCGTATTCGTCGACAAGTGCATGGACCTGGTGCGCGAGGACAAGCTCGACGCCGCGACCGCCAGCATGGCCAAGTACTGGGCCACGGACTTGCAGTGCAAGGTCCTGGATGAATGCGTGCAACTGCACGGCGGCTACGGCTACATGTGGGACTGCCCGATCACCCGTGCCTACGCCGACGCGCGCGTGCATCGCATCTACGGCGGCACCAACGAGATCATGAAAGAGGTGATCTCCAGGGCGATGGGACTGGCTGGGCGCTGA
- a CDS encoding CocE/NonD family hydrolase: MELKMEKTDFELRFTRGKHPSGGGYAGLRPGYRVDEKLGMICEYDVPVTLRDGVKIYVNIFRPKAEGQYPVVLAWAPYGKHEGADDYYAMLPGCGGSKALHSEYARFEGPDPADWCPYGFIIVYVDPRGAWGSEGDLTFMSPQEALDGYDVVEWAGTQAWSNGKVGMNGVSYLGWSQWKIAAMNPPHLAAINPWEGVSDFYRELVFHGGIRSNFTAMFPGTMCRPRKRAEDLLAMAKEHPLFDDYWASKNADLSKITVPAFVVASWSDHGLHTRGTFEGFKKISSKEKWLRVHGRKKWVDYYDHVDMQRQFFDRFLKGIDNEVKYWPAVNLEVRQKYNVGNYRQENEWPLARTQYTKLFLDASKNELNTSPSSEVAQSRYKADDPRDKSQNAVFEIKFPQKTELTGHTKLKLWVEAAGSDDMELFVVIDKFDRTGDRVNFPSQSGFDHGPVAYGWLRVSHRELDMERSTPHQPVLKHQKEAKLKPSEVVPVEIELWPASVLFEAGEKLRVTVLGSDLHAHVAWEHTISANRGEHVIHTGGDFDSHLLVPVIPSIGHD; the protein is encoded by the coding sequence GTGGAGTTGAAGATGGAAAAGACTGATTTCGAATTGCGCTTTACTCGCGGCAAGCATCCCTCCGGAGGCGGATACGCCGGACTCCGGCCCGGGTACAGGGTCGACGAGAAGCTGGGCATGATCTGCGAGTACGACGTGCCGGTCACCCTGCGCGATGGCGTGAAGATCTACGTCAACATCTTCCGCCCCAAGGCAGAGGGACAGTACCCGGTGGTGCTGGCGTGGGCGCCTTACGGCAAACACGAAGGCGCGGATGACTACTATGCGATGCTCCCGGGCTGTGGCGGATCGAAGGCATTGCATTCGGAATACGCCCGCTTCGAAGGACCGGACCCGGCGGATTGGTGCCCCTATGGCTTCATCATCGTCTATGTCGATCCGCGCGGTGCCTGGGGTTCCGAGGGCGACCTGACCTTCATGAGCCCGCAAGAGGCGCTCGACGGCTACGACGTCGTCGAATGGGCGGGAACCCAGGCCTGGAGCAATGGCAAGGTCGGCATGAACGGCGTCTCCTATCTGGGCTGGAGCCAGTGGAAGATTGCCGCGATGAATCCCCCGCACCTGGCGGCGATCAATCCCTGGGAAGGCGTGAGCGACTTCTATCGCGAACTGGTCTTCCATGGCGGGATCCGCAGCAATTTCACCGCGATGTTCCCGGGCACGATGTGCCGCCCCCGCAAGCGCGCGGAGGATCTGCTGGCGATGGCCAAGGAGCATCCGCTGTTCGACGACTATTGGGCCAGCAAGAATGCCGACCTATCGAAGATCACGGTCCCGGCCTTCGTCGTCGCGAGCTGGTCGGACCACGGCCTGCATACACGAGGCACATTCGAAGGCTTCAAGAAGATCTCTTCGAAGGAAAAGTGGCTCAGGGTCCATGGCCGCAAGAAGTGGGTCGACTACTACGACCACGTGGACATGCAGAGGCAGTTCTTCGACAGGTTCCTGAAGGGCATCGACAACGAAGTGAAGTACTGGCCTGCGGTCAACCTGGAGGTGCGCCAGAAGTACAACGTCGGCAACTACCGCCAGGAGAACGAGTGGCCGCTCGCCCGCACGCAGTACACCAAGTTGTTCCTGGACGCGAGCAAGAACGAGCTCAACACCTCGCCTTCGAGCGAGGTCGCGCAGAGCCGGTACAAGGCCGACGATCCGCGAGACAAGAGCCAGAACGCGGTCTTCGAGATCAAGTTCCCGCAGAAGACGGAGCTGACCGGCCACACCAAGCTGAAGCTCTGGGTCGAGGCCGCCGGAAGCGATGACATGGAGCTGTTCGTCGTGATCGACAAGTTCGATCGCACGGGCGACCGGGTGAACTTCCCGTCACAAAGCGGCTTCGACCATGGCCCCGTCGCCTATGGCTGGCTGCGCGTGTCGCATCGCGAGCTCGACATGGAGAGATCCACACCCCATCAGCCGGTTCTCAAGCACCAGAAGGAAGCCAAGCTGAAGCCCTCTGAAGTCGTTCCTGTGGAAATCGAGCTGTGGCCGGCAAGCGTTCTGTTCGAGGCAGGGGAAAAGTTGCGCGTGACCGTTCTCGGCAGCGACCTGCATGCCCACGTGGCCTGGGAGCACACCATCAGCGCGAACCGCGGAGAACACGTCATTCACACCGGGGGGGACTTTGACTCGCATCTGCTCGTGCCGGTCATTCCTTCCATTGGGCATGACTGA
- a CDS encoding nitroreductase, with amino-acid sequence MSPCTESIATVDLAITSRRSVRAFLPTPIPRRTVEDILEVASRAPSGTNIQPWKVYVLGGEAKAGLSRKILDAYNDPACLAQHTDEVSSHPTEWVSPYIDRRRKVGWDMYSLLDIAKGDSAEMHAQRGRNYDFFGAPVGLMFTIDRIMPRASWLDYGMFLQSVMVAARARGLHTCPQGAFLKFHRIVMEHIGAPAGETLVCGMSMGYEDVAAPVNALVSERAPVAEFAKFIELPGQSR; translated from the coding sequence ATGTCGCCCTGCACTGAATCCATCGCCACCGTCGACCTCGCGATCACCTCGCGCCGCTCCGTGCGCGCTTTCCTGCCGACGCCGATCCCGCGCCGAACGGTGGAAGACATCCTTGAAGTCGCGTCGCGAGCGCCGTCTGGCACGAACATCCAGCCGTGGAAAGTCTACGTGCTGGGCGGCGAGGCGAAGGCAGGGCTGTCGCGCAAGATCCTCGATGCGTACAACGACCCGGCCTGCCTGGCGCAGCACACGGACGAGGTCTCCAGTCACCCGACCGAATGGGTTTCGCCCTACATCGATCGACGGCGCAAGGTCGGCTGGGACATGTACAGCCTCCTCGATATCGCGAAGGGCGACAGCGCAGAAATGCACGCGCAGCGCGGCCGCAACTATGATTTTTTTGGTGCTCCCGTCGGGCTGATGTTCACGATTGACCGCATCATGCCCCGCGCGAGCTGGCTCGACTACGGCATGTTCTTGCAGAGCGTGATGGTGGCCGCGCGTGCGCGCGGATTGCACACCTGCCCGCAGGGAGCTTTCCTGAAATTTCATCGCATCGTCATGGAGCACATCGGGGCGCCAGCGGGCGAGACGCTCGTGTGCGGCATGTCGATGGGGTATGAGGACGTTGCTGCGCCCGTCAATGCGCTGGTCAGCGAGCGCGCACCGGTGGCGGAATTCGCGAAGTTCATCGAATTGCCCGGCCAGAGCCGATAG
- a CDS encoding Bug family tripartite tricarboxylate transporter substrate binding protein: MMLNRRQINLGLASLPMLAHRAARAEPEYPNRPVRLVVPYDAGGGVDAAARPLARALSEVWGQPVIVDNKPGADSIIGTGEVARAKPDGYTILLGILSIVQNPHLRAKMPFDTLADLAPVVQVSTEPLYLVVTKTLGVTTPAEFIDLARRKPGKLSFGSWGNASTGHLLLNSLQRKAQVDITHVPFKGMGVAVQTMIAGDLDSAMVPYAIARIGLETGKILVIGAAGPTRSPVLPQVPTLEESGLQGFSRAQWMGLFAPAKTPKSIVDKIAKDVTAALSNPALVSWLAQGGASPAGGTPEAFAHIVRQDSEYYRELIKAANLRLE; this comes from the coding sequence ATGATGCTGAACCGTAGACAGATAAATCTCGGCCTTGCTTCCCTTCCCATGCTGGCTCATCGTGCGGCACGGGCAGAGCCGGAATATCCCAACCGCCCAGTACGGCTTGTCGTGCCATACGATGCAGGGGGCGGCGTTGATGCTGCGGCACGCCCCCTGGCGCGCGCCCTTTCAGAGGTATGGGGTCAGCCTGTGATCGTGGACAACAAGCCTGGTGCCGACTCGATCATCGGGACCGGAGAAGTCGCGCGTGCCAAGCCCGACGGCTACACGATCCTGCTGGGTATTCTGTCGATCGTCCAGAATCCCCATCTTCGCGCGAAGATGCCTTTCGACACGCTGGCCGATCTGGCCCCGGTCGTTCAAGTTTCCACTGAGCCCTTGTACCTGGTCGTCACCAAGACCCTTGGCGTCACCACGCCGGCGGAGTTCATTGACCTGGCGCGCCGCAAGCCCGGAAAGCTTTCCTTCGGATCGTGGGGAAACGCATCCACGGGACACTTGCTCCTGAACTCCCTGCAGCGCAAGGCGCAAGTCGACATCACGCACGTTCCCTTCAAGGGAATGGGGGTCGCCGTGCAGACCATGATCGCCGGTGACCTCGACTCCGCCATGGTGCCCTACGCCATTGCTCGCATTGGGCTGGAGACCGGCAAGATCTTAGTCATTGGTGCGGCGGGTCCGACGCGCTCCCCGGTATTGCCACAAGTGCCCACCTTGGAGGAGTCGGGGCTGCAAGGTTTCTCGCGCGCCCAATGGATGGGGCTGTTCGCACCGGCGAAAACGCCAAAGTCCATCGTCGACAAGATCGCCAAGGACGTCACCGCTGCGTTGAGCAATCCCGCATTGGTGTCGTGGCTTGCGCAAGGAGGTGCAAGCCCGGCCGGCGGCACGCCAGAGGCTTTTGCGCACATCGTCCGGCAAGACTCCGAGTACTACCGCGAGCTGATCAAAGCCGCCAACTTGCGGCTGGAATGA
- a CDS encoding phosphotransferase → MDPFSGTKAVIERHAFDVVALERFLTGRLDGFAGPLTVEQFKGGQSNPTYKLVTPGKAYVMRAKPGPAVKLLPSAHAIEREYRVMSALQATDVPVAQMYLLCEDESIIGRAFYIMEFVEGRVLWDQSLPGMTNAERGAIYDEMNRIIAALHSVDVDAVGLSSFGKPGNYFERQIGRWSKQYVASVVEPIDSMNDLMQWLPAHIPAASRDEAQITIVHGDFRLDNLIFHPTEPRVLAVLDWELSTLGHPLGDFSYLCMAWHIASGAAPGIDHLDIAALGIPSERDYVRRYCERTRRGDVDAVMADWNFYLAYNMFRAAAIMQGIAKRALDGTASNTQAAQAGSGAKRMAALGWQFAQAG, encoded by the coding sequence ATGGACCCATTTAGCGGGACAAAGGCCGTCATCGAGCGGCATGCGTTCGACGTCGTCGCGCTGGAGCGCTTTCTCACTGGACGCCTCGACGGTTTCGCCGGGCCGCTGACGGTCGAGCAGTTCAAAGGGGGGCAGTCGAACCCGACATACAAACTCGTCACGCCGGGCAAGGCCTATGTGATGCGCGCGAAGCCCGGACCTGCAGTGAAGTTGCTTCCATCGGCGCATGCGATCGAACGCGAGTACCGAGTCATGAGCGCGCTCCAAGCAACCGACGTGCCGGTCGCGCAGATGTATCTGCTGTGCGAAGACGAGTCCATCATCGGACGGGCCTTCTACATCATGGAGTTCGTCGAGGGCCGCGTGCTATGGGACCAGTCGCTGCCGGGAATGACCAACGCAGAACGAGGTGCCATCTACGACGAAATGAACCGCATCATCGCGGCGCTGCACTCGGTCGACGTCGACGCGGTCGGCCTTTCCAGCTTTGGGAAGCCGGGAAACTATTTCGAGCGCCAGATCGGGCGCTGGAGCAAGCAGTACGTCGCCTCGGTCGTCGAGCCGATCGACTCGATGAACGACTTGATGCAGTGGCTGCCGGCGCATATCCCGGCGGCCTCGCGGGACGAAGCGCAGATCACGATCGTGCACGGCGACTTCAGGCTCGACAACCTGATCTTCCATCCGACCGAGCCCCGTGTGCTCGCCGTGCTGGACTGGGAGCTTTCGACGCTCGGTCATCCCCTTGGCGATTTCAGCTACCTCTGCATGGCATGGCACATCGCGAGTGGGGCTGCGCCCGGCATCGACCATCTGGACATCGCTGCGCTCGGCATCCCGTCGGAGCGCGACTACGTGCGGCGCTATTGCGAACGCACCCGGCGCGGTGACGTCGATGCCGTGATGGCGGATTGGAACTTCTACCTCGCCTACAACATGTTTCGCGCCGCCGCCATCATGCAAGGCATCGCCAAGCGTGCGCTCGACGGCACGGCGTCGAACACGCAGGCTGCGCAGGCCGGATCGGGTGCAAAGCGCATGGCCGCGCTTGGCTGGCAATTCGCGCAGGCGGGGTGA
- a CDS encoding acyl-CoA dehydrogenase family protein: protein MDFNYSPRTIELQNRLHAFMDEHIYPAETAVLDELRANAAADKRYAPLQIIETLKSKARDARLWNLFLPESEYGAGLTNQEYAPLAEMMGRVVWASEVFNCSAPDTGNMEIIARYGTPEQKKQWLEPLLAGEIRSAFAMTEPGVASSDATNIESRIERDGDHYLLNGRKWFTSGPADPRCAVIIFMGKSDPDAPRHTQQSMIFVPSDAPGVKVVRSLQVFGYDDAPQGHVEMVFENVRVPASNMLLGEGRGFEIAQGRLGPGRIHHCMRLIGLAERALEMMCQRATARIAFGRPLSDQGVTRERIAEARCKIDMARLLTLKSAWMMDVAGNKAAQAEIAMIKVVAPQMACDVIDWAIQLHGSAGLSEDFPLAQSYSAARSVRIADGPDEVHRNAVAKIELNKYVSR from the coding sequence ATGGACTTCAACTACTCGCCGCGAACTATCGAGCTGCAGAATCGGCTGCACGCCTTCATGGACGAGCACATCTATCCGGCCGAGACCGCGGTACTCGATGAACTGCGGGCGAACGCCGCAGCAGATAAACGCTACGCCCCGTTGCAGATCATCGAGACGCTCAAGTCCAAGGCGCGCGATGCCCGACTATGGAATCTGTTCCTGCCCGAGAGCGAATACGGAGCGGGCCTCACCAACCAGGAATACGCGCCTCTCGCCGAAATGATGGGCCGCGTCGTGTGGGCGAGTGAAGTCTTCAATTGCTCGGCACCTGACACCGGCAACATGGAAATCATCGCTCGCTACGGCACGCCGGAGCAAAAAAAGCAGTGGCTCGAGCCCCTGCTCGCGGGCGAGATTCGAAGCGCGTTTGCAATGACCGAACCAGGCGTTGCGTCGTCGGACGCCACCAACATCGAGTCCCGGATCGAGCGCGACGGCGACCACTACCTCCTGAACGGGCGGAAGTGGTTCACCTCCGGGCCTGCCGACCCGCGCTGCGCGGTCATCATCTTCATGGGGAAGTCGGACCCCGATGCGCCGCGTCATACCCAGCAGTCGATGATCTTCGTTCCAAGCGATGCCCCGGGCGTGAAGGTGGTGCGTTCGCTGCAAGTGTTTGGTTACGACGACGCACCGCAAGGTCACGTGGAAATGGTCTTCGAGAACGTCCGGGTTCCCGCGTCGAACATGCTGCTTGGCGAGGGGCGAGGCTTCGAGATTGCGCAGGGCCGCCTTGGCCCCGGACGCATCCACCACTGCATGCGCCTGATCGGCCTCGCGGAGCGGGCACTGGAGATGATGTGCCAACGCGCGACGGCCCGCATCGCCTTCGGCCGGCCACTGTCCGATCAGGGTGTGACCCGTGAGCGCATCGCCGAGGCGCGCTGCAAGATCGACATGGCGCGCCTGTTGACGCTCAAATCTGCATGGATGATGGATGTCGCGGGCAACAAGGCCGCGCAGGCGGAAATTGCGATGATCAAGGTCGTCGCGCCGCAGATGGCCTGCGACGTCATCGATTGGGCAATCCAACTGCACGGCAGCGCCGGCCTTAGCGAGGATTTTCCGCTGGCGCAAAGCTACAGCGCGGCGCGTTCAGTGCGGATTGCAGATGGTCCGGACGAGGTCCACCGCAACGCGGTCGCGAAGATCGAACTCAACAAGTATGTCTCGCGCTGA
- a CDS encoding TetR/AcrR family transcriptional regulator, with protein sequence MQTESPPARRKRATHKGDATREAIKQAAKRTIAIDGFAAATIADIMAQADRSPGAFYLYFKTKEQVLQELLEDFRQRLKDEVNRPISEAEGPLENLTSRLTAFWRIYREDWPIATAAFQMAMIDQQFSRAWRNVRQQGIRGLSVMIQLAQKEGYSPGMDTELAASALCSMLEYTCYNWTAKGGDFPDRFIDDATAINVLTELFVHAVGWQSLTNADYAAAKQTLSSRQESAG encoded by the coding sequence ATGCAGACCGAATCCCCCCCCGCCCGACGCAAGCGCGCAACCCACAAAGGAGACGCCACTCGGGAGGCGATCAAACAGGCCGCCAAACGAACGATCGCGATCGACGGCTTCGCTGCCGCTACGATTGCGGACATCATGGCGCAGGCAGACCGCTCGCCCGGCGCGTTTTATCTGTACTTCAAGACCAAAGAACAAGTGCTGCAGGAACTGTTGGAAGACTTCCGGCAGCGGCTCAAGGATGAAGTCAACCGGCCCATCAGCGAGGCCGAAGGCCCCCTCGAGAATCTCACGTCGCGATTGACCGCTTTCTGGAGAATCTATCGGGAAGACTGGCCAATCGCCACGGCGGCCTTCCAGATGGCCATGATCGACCAGCAGTTCTCTCGCGCCTGGCGAAACGTCCGCCAGCAGGGCATACGCGGACTCTCCGTCATGATTCAACTCGCGCAGAAAGAAGGCTACAGCCCGGGCATGGACACCGAACTCGCAGCCTCGGCGCTCTGCTCGATGCTCGAGTACACCTGCTACAACTGGACGGCGAAAGGCGGTGACTTCCCGGACCGCTTCATTGACGATGCCACTGCGATCAACGTCCTCACCGAGCTCTTTGTGCATGCCGTGGGCTGGCAATCGCTTACCAACGCAGACTACGCCGCAGCCAAGCAAACTTTGAGCTCACGGCAGGAATCGGCCGGATGA
- a CDS encoding class I adenylate-forming enzyme family protein — MTSTAALRRAATINPKGLAISTGEERCTWPEHVRRVSAMAGALKAAGVKPGDRVATLCRNSPRYYELLMAIWWAGGVIVPLNTRLAYPELRYITEHSQSLLLFGDESFKEIGSRIGSEVPLLKAFVCLDGERYAQMIEHPPTDDACGDLHALAGICYTGGTTGLPKGVELTHLNFTVSAMGVQREVGHDPQTVYLHSTPLFHLADLANGLAATFGCGTHSFIDQFTPEVFYQRLREEGVTHIQLVPTMAAMILDAPERDDRLLSQIRSIAYGAAPISQALLARMVEGFPNARFNQFYGMTEACGASSTLAPDRHVLSGPKAGKLGSAGQVMPGFEIRIMDANSRLCGPGETGEIQMRGPAVMRGYWREPEKTAKTLVDGWLCSGDAGYLDEDGFLYVIDRIKDMIISGGENIYCAEVENALASHPNVDACAVIGLPDERWGDRVHAVVVPRAGSTLSPSDLDTHCRALIAGYKVPRSYDIRSKPLPLSAVGKVQKTQLREEWLAAAKAHTKPLV, encoded by the coding sequence ATGACATCAACGGCGGCGCTGCGCAGAGCAGCCACCATCAACCCCAAGGGACTGGCAATTTCGACCGGTGAGGAGCGGTGCACTTGGCCAGAACACGTTCGGCGCGTGTCCGCGATGGCGGGCGCACTGAAGGCCGCGGGAGTCAAGCCCGGCGATCGGGTCGCAACGCTTTGCAGAAACTCGCCTCGCTACTACGAGCTGTTGATGGCCATTTGGTGGGCTGGCGGCGTCATCGTCCCTCTCAACACACGCCTGGCCTACCCCGAACTCCGATACATCACGGAGCACTCGCAGTCGTTGCTGCTTTTCGGAGATGAATCTTTCAAGGAGATCGGAAGCCGGATTGGAAGCGAGGTGCCATTGCTGAAGGCCTTCGTCTGTTTGGATGGTGAACGGTACGCACAGATGATCGAGCATCCACCGACAGACGATGCTTGCGGAGATCTCCATGCGCTGGCCGGCATCTGCTACACCGGCGGAACGACAGGGCTGCCCAAAGGGGTGGAGCTGACACACCTGAATTTCACTGTCAGTGCGATGGGTGTACAGCGGGAGGTCGGCCACGACCCCCAGACCGTCTACCTTCATTCGACACCCCTGTTCCATTTGGCGGATCTCGCGAACGGGTTGGCCGCGACATTCGGCTGCGGCACGCACAGCTTCATCGATCAGTTCACCCCGGAAGTGTTCTACCAGCGGCTCCGGGAAGAAGGCGTCACGCACATTCAACTCGTCCCGACGATGGCTGCGATGATTCTCGACGCGCCGGAGCGCGACGATCGACTCCTATCGCAGATCCGCTCCATCGCGTATGGCGCCGCGCCGATATCTCAGGCGTTACTTGCCCGAATGGTGGAGGGCTTCCCGAATGCCCGTTTCAACCAGTTCTACGGTATGACCGAGGCGTGCGGCGCGAGCAGTACGCTGGCCCCGGATCGCCACGTCTTGAGCGGCCCGAAAGCGGGCAAGTTGGGGTCCGCGGGGCAGGTGATGCCGGGCTTCGAGATTCGCATCATGGATGCGAACTCGCGTCTATGCGGTCCCGGAGAAACCGGCGAGATCCAGATGCGCGGCCCGGCCGTCATGCGCGGCTATTGGAGGGAGCCCGAGAAAACAGCCAAGACGCTTGTGGACGGGTGGCTCTGCTCCGGTGATGCAGGCTATCTGGACGAAGACGGTTTCCTGTACGTTATCGACCGCATCAAGGACATGATCATCAGCGGAGGCGAGAACATCTATTGCGCCGAGGTTGAGAACGCCCTGGCTTCGCACCCGAACGTCGACGCTTGCGCTGTGATAGGTCTGCCCGATGAGCGCTGGGGGGACCGGGTTCATGCGGTGGTCGTGCCGAGGGCCGGCTCGACACTGAGCCCTTCTGATTTGGACACGCACTGTCGCGCGCTGATAGCAGGCTACAAGGTGCCGCGCAGCTATGATATTCGCAGCAAGCCGCTACCGCTCTCGGCCGTCGGAAAAGTCCAAAAGACTCAGTTGCGGGAGGAGTGGCTTGCCGCTGCCAAAGCCCACACAAAGCCGCTGGTTTGA
- a CDS encoding flavin reductase family protein → MTVRDFHYYEPAKGHGLSHNPLNALVAPRPIGWISSRDAQGRVNLAPYSFFNAFNYDPPIIGFSSIAWKDSVQNASETREFTWNLVTRELGDQMNQTSAPLPHGEDEFPLAGLTAVPGRMVNVPRVGESRAAMECKVIDIVQFRNTDGDKVSGWLVLGEVVAVYIDKALLKDGVYQTAEAYPIMRSGGLNDYVQVSPDSVFQIARLAGASSPSSHGKG, encoded by the coding sequence ATGACAGTTCGAGACTTTCACTACTACGAGCCCGCCAAGGGCCACGGGTTGAGCCACAACCCGCTCAATGCGCTGGTGGCCCCGCGGCCCATCGGCTGGATCTCGTCGCGCGACGCACAGGGGCGGGTCAATCTCGCGCCCTACAGTTTCTTCAACGCGTTCAACTACGACCCACCGATCATCGGGTTTTCTTCGATCGCCTGGAAAGACAGCGTTCAAAACGCGTCGGAAACGCGGGAGTTCACCTGGAACCTGGTCACCCGCGAGCTGGGTGATCAGATGAACCAGACCTCAGCACCGCTTCCGCACGGCGAGGACGAGTTTCCGCTCGCCGGCCTCACGGCCGTGCCGGGTCGCATGGTCAACGTCCCGCGGGTGGGCGAAAGCCGCGCAGCCATGGAATGCAAGGTGATCGACATCGTGCAGTTCCGGAACACCGATGGCGACAAGGTCAGTGGCTGGCTCGTATTGGGCGAGGTGGTGGCCGTATACATCGACAAGGCACTCCTCAAAGACGGCGTATATCAGACAGCCGAGGCCTATCCGATCATGCGGTCCGGCGGACTGAATGACTATGTCCAGGTCTCGCCAGACAGTGTCTTTCAGATCGCGCGGCTCGCCGGCGCCAGCAGCCCGTCGTCGCACGGCAAGGGATAG
- a CDS encoding tripartite tricarboxylate transporter substrate binding protein codes for MKTLTRRFFDAALVAVALCGCAAAAAQPYPNKAILVKVAYPAGFGVDASVRPSTPVLQRALGQTLVIENMPGANGSIAAMNVLNAAPDGYTLLATAGPDLVVAPLTLASAKYASDSFKLIGSFGSADMVLVSHPDRPFNNLGALLEQMQKPGAKELSIAHWGQGTLAHLAAAELQGRVGVKLLEVPYKGIAPIATAVGGGEVDLAFVPLAGPILGMIQTGRIKAIAIASTKRHPLLPDLATLSEHARFKNFEFGIWTGLFAPARAPDAVVARLSKAFHEWNESPEFVALATAQGLRKLDSMTPQQAAAFLRTESDKFVSIAKTLNLVAQ; via the coding sequence ATGAAAACTCTGACTCGCAGATTCTTTGATGCCGCTCTTGTCGCGGTCGCGCTTTGCGGCTGCGCTGCCGCGGCCGCGCAGCCCTATCCGAACAAAGCCATCTTGGTAAAAGTCGCTTACCCGGCTGGGTTCGGCGTCGACGCTTCGGTACGGCCGTCCACGCCCGTTCTGCAGCGCGCCCTCGGGCAGACCCTCGTGATCGAAAACATGCCCGGGGCGAACGGCTCCATCGCAGCGATGAACGTGTTGAACGCCGCGCCCGACGGATACACGCTGCTCGCCACTGCCGGTCCGGATCTGGTGGTGGCGCCGCTCACTCTCGCTTCGGCGAAGTACGCGTCCGACAGCTTCAAGCTCATCGGTTCATTCGGGAGCGCGGACATGGTCCTCGTCAGCCATCCCGACCGCCCTTTCAACAACCTCGGCGCGCTCCTCGAGCAGATGCAAAAGCCGGGCGCGAAGGAGTTGTCCATTGCGCACTGGGGCCAGGGCACCCTCGCTCATCTTGCGGCCGCCGAATTGCAGGGGCGCGTCGGTGTCAAGCTGCTGGAGGTTCCGTACAAAGGCATCGCACCCATCGCCACGGCCGTGGGCGGCGGCGAAGTCGACCTCGCATTTGTTCCTCTCGCGGGACCGATCCTGGGAATGATCCAGACGGGGCGGATCAAGGCCATCGCCATCGCGAGCACGAAGCGACATCCGCTCCTGCCGGACCTCGCGACGCTGAGCGAGCACGCACGGTTCAAGAACTTCGAATTCGGCATCTGGACGGGCTTGTTCGCGCCCGCGCGCGCACCCGATGCCGTCGTCGCACGCCTGAGCAAGGCCTTCCACGAGTGGAACGAGAGTCCGGAATTCGTCGCGCTTGCGACGGCACAGGGCTTGCGCAAGCTGGACTCCATGACGCCGCAGCAGGCAGCGGCCTTCTTGCGTACAGAGAGCGACAAGTTCGTCAGCATCGCGAAGACCCTCAATCTGGTGGCGCAATAG